A single window of Paenibacillus sp. FSL H8-0537 DNA harbors:
- a CDS encoding carbohydrate kinase family protein yields MSRNKESTEKVDVIVCGHISVDIIPRFISTQPSNSHLLPGTLVEVGEAEYCTGGAVSNTGIALHQLGANVSLIGKVSDDFFGSLTLKLLGDIDSSLAEGITQVAGETSSYTIVLNPPGIDRIFLHCPGTNDTFSEHDIAWDQVSGSRHFHFGYPPLMKSMYADGGDQLSNILRTAKAKGMSISLDMAMPGKGTAAFSADWIGILTKCLPYVDVFMPSLEEMLMMINRDQYEKYFQLGGDLCEVVPEETIQELADELLQMGCGMVILKLGASGLYMRSSQKLLLHSTNQLALNIREEWKNRELWAPCFRTNVIGTTGAGDCTIAGFIQGLLLQLGPAATMTGAVAVGAFSVEHLGATGGIQPWETVQNRIHSGWERLPIGRPLKGWYWREQEGIWAGPADKQSTNNH; encoded by the coding sequence ATGTCACGCAATAAGGAGTCTACTGAAAAGGTAGACGTCATCGTGTGCGGACATATCTCGGTAGATATTATACCGAGGTTCATCTCTACTCAGCCCAGCAACAGCCATCTACTGCCAGGCACTCTTGTAGAGGTAGGCGAGGCAGAATATTGTACAGGCGGGGCTGTGTCGAATACAGGCATTGCCTTACATCAGCTTGGGGCGAACGTGAGTCTCATCGGAAAAGTCAGTGACGATTTTTTCGGAAGCTTGACCCTAAAACTGCTCGGAGACATTGATTCCTCTCTCGCTGAAGGCATTACTCAGGTAGCAGGAGAAACTAGCTCCTATACGATAGTCCTCAACCCTCCAGGGATAGATCGTATTTTCCTGCACTGCCCTGGTACAAACGACACGTTCTCCGAGCATGATATCGCTTGGGACCAAGTAAGTGGATCTCGCCATTTTCATTTCGGTTATCCCCCATTAATGAAAAGCATGTACGCCGATGGTGGCGATCAATTATCCAACATTCTACGAACGGCCAAGGCGAAAGGAATGAGCATTTCTCTAGATATGGCGATGCCAGGTAAAGGGACAGCCGCTTTCTCAGCAGATTGGATTGGCATATTAACTAAATGTCTTCCTTATGTCGACGTTTTCATGCCTAGTCTGGAAGAGATGTTAATGATGATTAATCGTGACCAGTATGAAAAATACTTTCAGCTAGGCGGAGATTTATGCGAGGTAGTGCCTGAGGAGACCATTCAGGAACTTGCAGATGAACTTCTCCAAATGGGCTGCGGCATGGTCATACTCAAGCTCGGCGCATCGGGATTATATATGCGCAGCTCCCAAAAGCTCCTGCTGCATTCTACAAACCAATTGGCTCTAAACATTCGCGAGGAATGGAAAAACCGTGAGTTATGGGCACCTTGCTTTCGTACGAATGTCATAGGCACAACAGGTGCAGGAGACTGTACAATTGCCGGCTTCATACAAGGTCTTCTCCTTCAGCTTGGGCCAGCAGCTACGATGACCGGAGCCGTAGCAGTCGGAGCCTTCAGTGTCGAACACCTTGGTGCGACAGGCGGTATCCAGCCATGGGAAACGGTTCAGAACCGAATTCATTCGGGCTGGGAGCGGCTTCCTATCGGTAGACCATTAAAAGGCTGGTATTGGAGAGAACAAGAAGGCATATGGGCAGGGCCTGCAGACAAACAATCAACGAATAACCATTAA
- a CDS encoding TIM barrel protein, producing the protein MTLDLKLGINMGFANNKYPEPKVWTRIVAEEMGLKYVQFVADLLNVYLPDDIIEEQTEQIIENADKYGLSITSSFLSSFTRVNHFMHPDAKQRKAWLNWFKKFAVISSRMGAKMTGGHPGILTFNDYDDPACREERTAEGIKYWQELSWFCRDLGMNCMIFEPMSIPREFANTVEETRELLARLNDGAGLPFKLCLDPGHAPHPNDRDPYRWIRELGSESPIIHLQQTEAGHSRHWPFTSAYNEIGIIHANKVIEALEASGATEAELIFEIYHREAWSSEFDIIPDHQESVAYWRKYVTQ; encoded by the coding sequence ATGACGCTTGATTTGAAGCTAGGAATTAATATGGGATTCGCGAATAACAAATACCCTGAACCTAAAGTATGGACACGAATCGTCGCCGAAGAAATGGGGCTTAAATATGTCCAATTTGTCGCTGACCTCCTTAACGTCTACCTCCCTGATGACATTATTGAAGAACAGACGGAGCAAATTATAGAGAACGCAGATAAATATGGGCTTTCGATAACGAGCAGCTTCCTCAGTTCTTTCACTAGAGTCAATCATTTCATGCATCCCGATGCCAAGCAGCGCAAGGCATGGCTGAATTGGTTCAAGAAATTTGCTGTTATTTCCTCAAGGATGGGGGCAAAGATGACTGGCGGCCACCCAGGTATTCTTACCTTCAATGATTACGATGATCCTGCATGCAGAGAAGAGAGAACAGCTGAAGGCATCAAATATTGGCAGGAGCTCAGCTGGTTCTGCCGAGACCTCGGCATGAATTGCATGATCTTCGAGCCGATGTCCATTCCTCGTGAGTTCGCCAATACCGTTGAGGAAACAAGGGAGCTGCTCGCAAGGTTGAATGATGGTGCGGGTCTTCCTTTTAAACTTTGTCTTGATCCCGGTCATGCCCCTCATCCGAACGATCGCGACCCGTATCGTTGGATTCGTGAACTGGGAAGCGAATCTCCCATAATCCACCTCCAGCAAACAGAGGCTGGACACAGCCGACATTGGCCATTCACGAGTGCATACAACGAAATAGGCATTATTCACGCTAATAAAGTCATTGAAGCCCTTGAAGCATCTGGTGCTACTGAAGCGGAGCTGATCTTTGAAATTTATCATCGTGAAGCATGGTCATCCGAATTCGACATTATTCCTGATCATCAGGAATCTGTTGCTTACTGGCGGAAATATGTCACGCAATAA
- a CDS encoding L-fucose/L-arabinose isomerase family protein, with product MARKELKRTKLGVIVGNRGFFPSHLCDTGRAEILRVLEEEGIDVVILDINATKNGAVMTLDDAKVCGNLFKANRDHIDGILITLPNFGDEKAVANTIRYSGLNVPILVHAFSDNITLMGIQDRRDSFCGKMSVCNNLKQYGIPFTLTTLHTVAPDSDSFRIDLRRFAATCRVVQSLCNARLGSIGARPASFNTVRYSEKLLERSGITIETLDLSEVFGRAGKRKEHDPAVKRKLEEIAAYVDVKGFPKENLVRMASLGVVVEEWMDDNDLSGTALQCWTSMEEYFGVVPCTIMSMLSSSLIPSACEVDITGLVGMYALQQASGRPSALLDWNNNYGEDPNKGVVFHCSNLPKEVFEEIHMDYHEILSGTVGRENTLGTIQGRIKASTFTYCGIATDDLNGGIAVYTGEGQFTRDPLLTFGGYGVVQVPKFQKLLRYICENGFEHHVSSNMSSVADSMEEAFGKYMGWKTYRHEEARHDR from the coding sequence ATGGCACGGAAAGAATTAAAACGAACGAAGCTTGGCGTTATTGTAGGCAATCGCGGATTTTTCCCTAGTCACCTCTGTGACACAGGACGTGCGGAGATACTGCGTGTGCTCGAAGAAGAAGGCATCGATGTCGTCATTTTGGACATAAATGCAACTAAGAACGGTGCGGTTATGACCTTGGACGACGCCAAAGTTTGCGGAAATTTATTTAAAGCTAACCGCGACCATATCGATGGTATTCTCATCACATTGCCTAATTTTGGTGATGAGAAGGCTGTTGCGAACACGATCCGTTATTCGGGTCTGAACGTCCCTATCCTCGTCCACGCCTTCAGTGACAATATTACGTTGATGGGCATCCAAGATAGACGTGACAGCTTCTGTGGTAAAATGTCAGTCTGCAATAACCTGAAGCAGTACGGCATTCCGTTCACATTGACAACACTACATACCGTAGCACCAGATAGCGATAGCTTTCGAATTGATTTACGACGCTTCGCAGCTACCTGCCGTGTTGTCCAATCGCTTTGCAATGCTCGCCTCGGTTCTATTGGTGCCCGGCCAGCCTCCTTCAATACCGTCCGTTACAGCGAGAAGCTGCTAGAGCGTTCAGGTATTACGATTGAGACATTGGATCTATCAGAAGTATTCGGACGAGCAGGCAAACGCAAAGAACATGACCCCGCAGTAAAACGTAAACTAGAAGAAATCGCAGCTTATGTCGATGTGAAGGGTTTTCCAAAGGAAAATTTGGTTCGTATGGCGTCTCTCGGGGTTGTCGTCGAGGAATGGATGGATGATAATGACCTATCGGGAACGGCGCTGCAATGCTGGACTTCCATGGAAGAATATTTTGGTGTCGTGCCTTGCACCATCATGAGTATGCTGAGCAGCAGCCTGATTCCAAGCGCTTGCGAAGTAGACATTACAGGTCTTGTCGGAATGTATGCACTGCAGCAGGCATCAGGCAGACCAAGCGCATTGCTGGACTGGAACAACAATTATGGGGAAGATCCGAACAAAGGCGTAGTATTCCACTGCAGTAATTTGCCTAAGGAAGTCTTCGAAGAAATTCATATGGATTACCATGAGATCCTATCAGGTACGGTGGGCAGGGAAAATACGCTCGGTACGATCCAAGGACGAATTAAAGCAAGTACATTCACGTACTGCGGCATTGCAACCGATGATTTGAATGGCGGTATTGCAGTCTATACGGGTGAAGGACAGTTTACGCGTGATCCACTGCTGACGTTCGGAGGTTACGGTGTTGTCCAAGTACCGAAATTCCAAAAGCTGCTTCGTTATATTTGTGAAAATGGCTTTGAACACCATGTATCATCCAATATGTCAAGCGTTGCTGATTCTATGGAGGAAGCGTTTGGCAAGTATATGGGCTGGAAAACCTATCGTCATGAAGAAGCTCGTCACGATCGCTAG